TTTTGAATGAAGGTTTCAGTAATTGGGTATCCATTTTGAGGATTTTGATATGAATTTTTGCATTGGATTATAAACTGTACCGCTGGGGTTTGGGTAGTGGGAATTAGAACTGGAATGCACGACATaagttttcttatttttttgtgCGAATAAGCCataagggcaatataaattataaataggAGCGGGATATTTGAATCTGAGACATATCATACATAAGCCATCGGtgttaaccactaggccaataCATCATTGTGGAATACAGACATAAAGGGAAGGCTTGTTGGTAAcatattagataggaattggAATGCATAACATCGAGAAGAAATGAAATTGGTATGGAATTGAATGGAGTTGAAAAATCGGTCGATTTCCATAAGAATTGGAGATCGATGTTAGTGGGTACgttattagataggaattgGAATGCATGACATAAGTGAAAGGCTTGTTGGTAAACAAGCAATATGTAAATTAGAGAAAAGGTTAATGGAATAATGACATTATTAAGAGGAGATAAAGGTAAAAGTCGGCTTACCCATCAAAACCTAAGTTAGTCTTCCGTTtcattctcttctttttttgaCACAAACAAAACCCACTCTTTCTCTTCTAAACAAGCAACctcatcccccccccccccccccccccccccaccccttATTATAAATACATTTCTTTATCTATTCCCAATTTCATCATTTTACTATTTACTTTGCACTAATTAAAAACacacaaattaattaataaattaacaaaaatgtGTGTAAAGTCCCATTTTGTCATACTTGGTGTTACCATTATTATTCTAATTTGTTCCTTTGTTCCAGTTTGTCTTTCTAGCTACCCCTTCCCGGAACACGATTTGAAGAATTACATTACTAATTATTCTACTAATTACAACATTAGTGATGATGGTAATGAGCTCAAAGACTCGCAAAATCTCATCAACTATGACAGGCTAATCCTTGATCGCCTTAAGCATTCACATTCACATTCACATTCACATTCACATTCACATTCACACTCACATTCATATTCACATGGAGGTCGGTCTAGAGCCGTTGCCCCTTCATCTTCACCTACCAGAATTATCAATGTAGAAAACTTTATCAAGTCTGGAAGAAGGAGAGATCATACCAAGGtatttttgtttatatattattgaaGTTGATCAGTAGCTAATTGTTCTTTAATTTGAGaataattttcatatttacATGGGAAAAGGGTTTTAAGAGAGCTTGGAAGAAGGCATGTTCTACCAAGGGTGCAATATTGTTAGTGCCCAAGAATAAGAAGTATAGGCTCAGGCCAATCAAATTCTCTGGACCCTGTCACTCTTCCTTCGCAATTAAGGTACACTTTTTCCTTATTAAAATCCTATCtaacaaattcaattcaaatgAACATTTCATCTCTATATCACTATATGTATGTAATGTTTGAATTGGGTTATGTTATGTAGATCAGAGGAAGAATTGAGGCGTCTACTAATATAGCAGATTACAGAGATCGACGATTATGGATAGTATTTGAGAATTTAAGCAACTTCAAGGTTCAAGGCAGAGGCACCATTGATGGCAGGGGACATATATGGTGGCAGAATTCTTGTAAGATCAACCCAACCAAGGTAATATTATAATCAGTCTTGTAATTAGCGCATGGCTTAATAATCTTCTAAATGTAATCTTATCTCATTTTCTTTCATGGTGGTTTTGTTCTTCAACTTTGCAGCCCTGTCAACATGCGCCAACGGTACgtaagattttatttttatttttttatatgccTTACAAGTTATTTTCTTGATGAAATTATAATCATAATATATATGTTtgtagcatgcatgcataagcTGATTTAAAAGGAAACTGATTATTTTGGGCTAAATTTGTTGTCGATAAGGCTGTAACCTTTGTTGGATGCAAGAACTTGATAGTGGATGGATTAAAGATAATCAATGCACAACAAATGCATATGATATTTGAGAAATGTGATGCTGTAAGAGCTTCAAATATACTCATTAAAGCACCAGGAAATAGCCCCAACACTGATGGAATTCATGTTACTGAGACCAAAAACATTCAAATTACACGATCTCGTATTGGAACAGGTAAAACCTTACTCAACATATACTTTAATTAGTACGTATTTCTAATCTAACCTAACGTGAGAATATATTATATAGATGGG
This sequence is a window from Spinacia oleracea cultivar Varoflay chromosome 1, BTI_SOV_V1, whole genome shotgun sequence. Protein-coding genes within it:
- the LOC110791933 gene encoding polygalacturonase QRT2; the encoded protein is MCVKSHFVILGVTIIILICSFVPVCLSSYPFPEHDLKNYITNYSTNYNISDDGNELKDSQNLINYDRLILDRLKHSHSHSHSHSHSHSHSHSYSHGGRSRAVAPSSSPTRIINVENFIKSGRRRDHTKGFKRAWKKACSTKGAILLVPKNKKYRLRPIKFSGPCHSSFAIKIRGRIEASTNIADYRDRRLWIVFENLSNFKVQGRGTIDGRGHIWWQNSCKINPTKPCQHAPTAVTFVGCKNLIVDGLKIINAQQMHMIFEKCDAVRASNILIKAPGNSPNTDGIHVTETKNIQITRSRIGTGDDCISIVSGSKNVQVSDITCGPGHGISIGSLGKGNSKAQVSNVLVNKARLFGTLNGVRIKTWQGGQGYAKNFVFQNIEMQNVSNPIIIDQNYCDQKTPCHEMKSAVYIHNVMYKNIKGTSFTESAIKINCSKSHECRGITLQNINLVIKNGKKAAKAECKNVELFHRGKVSPKCS